Proteins co-encoded in one Populus trichocarpa isolate Nisqually-1 chromosome 10, P.trichocarpa_v4.1, whole genome shotgun sequence genomic window:
- the LOC18109877 gene encoding probable RNA-dependent RNA polymerase 1, whose amino-acid sequence MAKTISLYGFPTVEPPDDIKEFLEEYSGEGTVVAVHVAQPKSAGSRTNAIVEFTTSEAAQNIKLKSLDDEGLWYGNSYLKARDVYRDTVPMRKACQTQYSMDNITLHFGCQVSKEKFSVLWTQKDVSVKFGVELRKFHFFLTHLSKNYKLELSYENICQIELHRPRGKTKKYLLVQMLGGPKIFKKDTRKLSNFKEATDDQWIRDVDFSPSYCIGQSSALCLELPPNSQLPNFQENFVCYKEDEGHFILEKGSTFCCKSDLVPILSAAQGSELPYDIVFKVNSLVQHGCLPGPALDARFFRLINPSKIRIAHAYIQHALEKLSHLKECCYDPARWLREQYQKYLTTGRLPTPPAIAVDDGLVFLRRVQITPTKLYFCGPEVNLSNRVLRKYPGDIDNFLRVSFVDEDLDKLFSTNISPRTFSAIEGRQTSIYQRILSVQRNGITIGSKKFEFLGFSQSQVRESSLWMFASRPGLTAADIREWMGDFREIKNVAKYAARLGQSFSSSRESFNIDRHEIEIIPDIEVKSGGVNYVFSDGIGKISAELADSIAQKLRLRSFTPSAFQIRYGGYKGVVAVDPTSSMKLSLRRSMSKYKSTNTSLDILDWTKYRACFLNREVITLLSTLGVEDQVFERKQKEAIAQLDAILTDPIKAQEALELMAGGENARVLKGMLACGYKPGAEPFLAMMLQTFRASKLLDMRTKSRIFFPEGRAMTGCLDETRTLEYGQAFVQYSRARLSKSYDHFKGGKTDQDTLIVKGKIVVAKNPCLHPGDVQILKAVDVPALHHMVDCIVFPQKGKRPHTNECSGSDLDGDVYFVCWDTDLIPPQKFPPMDYTAPQTTILDHDVTIEEVQEYFADYLLNDSLGIICTAHVVFADSEPDMARSEKCIELAQLSSIAVDFPKTGVPAKIPKELRVKEYPDFMEKPADKCTTYVSQRVLGKLFRAVKDIAPDTSPIKSFTKEVATWSYDPDMEVDGFKDYINEAFYYKSEYDNKLGNMMDYYGIKTEAEIIGSCIMRMGRSFDKKRDLEGINFSVSSLRKQARAWFNERGSEESPDDVYRKASAWYHVTYHPRFWGLYNEGMDRVHFLSFPWCVHDKLFEIKKGTTSLVHQLKRMASFHVEIGD is encoded by the exons ATGGCAAAGACAATTAGCTTGTATGGTTTTCCTACTGTTGAACCTCCAGATGACATAAAGGAATTTCTGGAAGAATACTCTGGTGAAGGTACAGTTGTAGCTGTTCATGTTGCACAACCAAAAAGTGCAGGGTCAAGAACAAATGCTATAGTTGAATTCACAACCAGTGAAGCTGCTCAAAATATCAAGCTCAAGTCCTTAGATGATGAAGGTCTATGGTATGGTAATTCTTATCTGAAAGCGCGGGATGTGTATCGCGATACTGTTCCAATGAGAAAGGCCTGTCAGACTCAGTATAGCATGGATAACATAACACTGCACTTCGGATGTCAGGTTTCAAAGGAAAAATTCTCAGTTCTTTGGACTCAAAAAGATGTTTCGGTAAAATTTGGTGTTGAACTGAGGAAATTCCATTTCTTTCTGACGcatctttcaaaaaattacAAGCTCGAGCTATCATATGAGAACATTTGTCAAATTGAGCTGCATCGACCTCGTGGAAAAACTAAGAAATATCTTCTCGTCCAG ATGCTCGGAGGCCCCAAGATTTTTAAGAAAGACACGCGTAAGCTCAGCAATTTTAAGGAAGCTACTGATGATCAGTGGATTCGAGATGTTGATTTTTCTCCATCTTACTGCATAGGCCAATCTTCTGCTTTGTGCTTGGAGCTTCCGCCCAACAGCCAACTTCCGAATTTTCAGGAAAATTTTGTCTGTTACAAAGAAGATGAAGGCCACTTCATTCTGGAAAAAGGATCAACCTTCTGTTGCAAGTCAGATCTTGTTCCTATTTTGAGTGCAGCTCAAGGATCTGAACTTCCATATGACATTGTGTTTAAAGTCAATTCCTTGGTCCAGCATGGTTGTCTTCCTGGACCAGCACTTGATGCAAGATTCTTTCGTCTGATCAATCCATCTAAAATTCGTATTGCGCATGCATACATACAACATGCCCTTGAGAAGCTAAGTCATTTGAAGGAATGCTGTTATGATCCTGCACGATGGCTCCGGGAGCAATACCAGAAATACCTCACCACTGGCAGACTTCCTACACCACCTGCTATTGCTGTAGATGATGGGTTGGTATTTTTACGTAGGGTTCAGATAACCCCTACTAAATTGTACTTCTGTGGCCCAGAAGTGAATCTCTCCAATCGTGTTTTACGCAAATATCCTGGTGATATTGATAACTTTCTTCGGGTTTCTTTTGTTGACGAGGATCTTGATAAACTTTTTTCTACAAATATATCGCCACGGACATTTTCTGCAATTGAGGGGAGGCAAACCAGCATTTATCAAAGGATACTGTCAGTTCAAAGAAATGGCATAACTATCGGATCTAAGAAGTTTGAGTTTCTTGGTTTCTCACAGAGTCAAGTACGGGAGAGTTCTCTTTGGATGTTTGCTTCTAGACCTGGGCTCACAGCAGCAGACATTAGAGAATGGATGGGTGATTTTCGTGAAATAAAGAATGTGGCCAAATATGCTGCAAGGCTTGGCCAGTCTTTCAGCTCATCGAGGGAAAGTTTCAACATTGATAGGCATGAAATAGAAATTATTCCTGATATAGAGGTTAAAAGCGGTGGAGTCAACTATGTTTTCTCTGATGGTATTGGGAAAATTTCAGCAGAATTGGCAGATAGCATAGCTCAGAAACTTCGCCTTAGAAGTTTTACTCCTTCTGCCTTTCAGATTAGGTACGGAGGCTACAAAGGTGTTGTGGCTGTTGATCCTACTTCATCAATGAAATTGTCACTGAGGAGAAGTATGTCCAAGTACAAATCAACTAACACTAGCTTGGATATTTTGGATTGGACCAAGTATCGGGCTTGTTTTCTCAATCGTGAAGTGATCACTCTTTTATCTACCCTTGGGGTTGAAGATCAAGTTTTTGAGAGGAAGCAAAAGGAGGCTATAGCTCAACTAGATGCTATTTTAACCGATCCAATAAAAGCACAGGAGGCACTTGAGTTGATGGCTGGTGGAGAGAACGCACGTGTTCTGAAGGGAATGCTTGCATGCGGTTATAAGCCGGGTGCAGAGCCATTTCTAGCAATGATGCTGCAAACATTCCGCGCATCGAAGTTGCTTGATATGCGGACaaaatcaagaatattttttccAGAAGGAAGAGCAATGACGGGATGTCTGGATGAAACCAGGACGTTGGAATATGGTCAAGCATTTGTCCAGTATTCTCGTGCTAGACTTAGTAAGTCATATGATCATTTCAAAGGTGGCAAAACAGATCAAGATACTCTGATTGTTAAGGGAAAGATAGTTGTTGCGAAAAACCCCTGTCTACACCCAGGAGACGTGCAGATCTTAAAGGCTGTGGATGTGCCGGCTTTGCATCACATGGTGGATTGCATCGTTTTCCCCCAAAAAGGAAAGAG aCCTCATACAAATGAATGCTCGGGAAGTGATCTAGATGGAGATGTGTACTTTGTATGTTGGGATACCGATCTCATTCCTCCTCAGAAATTTCCACCCATGGATTATACTGCACCACAAACTACGATTTTGGACCACGATGTTACAATAGAG GAAGTTCAGGAGTATTTTGCAGATTACCTACTCAACGACAGCTTAGGGATCATTTGCACTGCTCACGTGGTCTTTGCAGACAGTGAGCCTGACATGGCAAGAAGTGAAAAATGTATTGAGCTTGCTCAGCTATCCTCAATCGCTGTTGACTTCCCAAAAACCGGTGTGCCTGCTAAAATTCCTAAAGAACTACGCGTCAAAGAATATCCAGATTTTATGGAGAAGCCTGCAGATAAATGTACTACCTATGTATCCCAGCGTGTACTTGGAAAGCTTTTTCGAGCAGTAAAAGACATCGCACCGGACACAAGTCCTATAAAATCCTTCACTAAGGAAGTGGCAACGTGGTCTTATGACCCTGACATGGAAGTTGATGGATTTAAGGATTATATCAACGAGGCTTTCTATTACAAAAGTGAATACGACAACAAGCTGGGGAACATGATGGACTATTACGGGATCAAAACTGAGGCTGAAATAATCGGTAGTTGCATCATGAGAATGGGAAGATCTTTTGATAAGAAAAGGGACTTGGAAGGCATTAATTTTTCTGTAAGTTCCTTGAGGAAGCAAGCTAGAGCCTGGTTCAACGAGAGGGGCTCAGAGGAAAGCCCTGATGATGTTTATCGAAAGGCATCAGCTTGGTACCACGTCACATATCATCCTCGTTTTTGGGGCCTCTACAACGAGGGAATGGATCGAGTTCATTTCCTCAGTTTTCCCTGGTGTGTTCATGACAAACTTTTTGAGATTAAGAAGGGCACGACATCACTGGTGCACCAGCTCAAACGAATGGCGAGCTTTCATGTAGAGATCGGAGACTAG
- the LOC7459100 gene encoding uncharacterized protein LOC7459100 isoform X1, giving the protein MATLTHPTSQTHLFTKLSLKPKKFTSPSRIRMALQENAPSLAVVGVTGAVGQEFLSVLSDRDFPYRSIKMLASKRSAGKQLTFQDRNYTIEELTEDSFDGVDIALFSAGGSISKHFGPVAVEKGSVVVDNSSAFRMEEGIPLVIPEVNPEAMEGIKVGTGKGALIANPNCSTIICLMAATPLHKHAKVIRMVVSTYQAASGAGAAAMEELELQTREVLEGKPPTCNIFKQQYAFNLFSHNAPILSNGYNEEEMKLVKETRKIWNDMNVKVTATCIRVPVMRAHAESVNLQFEKPIDEHTAKDILKSAPGVVVIDDRASNHFPTPLEVSNKDDVAVGRIRRDVSQDGYKGLDIFVCGDQIRKGAALNAIQIAEMLL; this is encoded by the exons ATGGCAACTCTAACTCATCCCACCAGCCAGACTCACCTCTTCACAAAACTCTCCCTTAAACCCAAAAAGTTCACTTCACCTTCAAGAATACGCATGGCCCTTCAAGAAAACGCCCCCTCTCTCGCTGTGGTTGGTGTCACTGGTGCTGTCGGTCAAGAATTTCTCTCTGTCCTCTCTGACCGTGACTTCCCTTACCGCTCCATTAAAATGCTGGCCTCCAAGCGCTCTGCTGGCAAGCAGCTCACTTTCCAAGACAGGAATTACACGATTGAAGAGCTAACTGAAGATAGCTTTGATGGGGTTGATATTGCGCTTTTCAGTGCTGGTGGGTCTATTAGTAAGCATTTTGGGCCGGTGGCAGTGGAGAAGGGATCCGTTGTGGTGGATAATAGCTCGGCTTTTAGAATGGAAGAAGGGATTCCTTTGGTGATTCCTGAGGTTAATCCAGAGGCTATGGAAGGGATTAAAGTTGGGACGGGAAAGGGTGCTTTGATTGCCAATCCAAATTGTTCAACTATTATTTGCTTGATGGCTGCTACTCCTTTGCATAAGCATGCCAAG GTGATACGAATGGTTGTTAGTACATATCAAGCAGCCAGTGGTGCTGGTGCTGCTGCAATGGAAGAGCTTGAGTTGCAGACTCGTGAG GTCTTGGAAGGAAAACCACCCACTTGCAACATCTTTAAGCAACAG TATGCTTTTAACTTGTTTTCACATAATGCTCCTATTCTATCAAATGGGTACAACGAAGAGGAAATGAAATTAGTTAAAGAAACCAGAAAGATCTGG AATGATATGAATGTTAAAGTCACTGCTACATGTATACGTGTTCCTGTCATGCGTGCACATGCTGAAAGTGTTAATCTTCAATTTGAGAAGCCCATTGACGAG CATACAGcaaaagatattttgaaaagtgCTCCTGGGGTGGTGGTTATTGATGACCGAGCATCTAATCACTTTCCTACACCTTTGGAGGTATCAAACAAAGATGATGTTGCAGTTGGCAGGATTCGTCGTGATGTGTCGCAAGATGGTTATAAAGG GCTGGATATATTTGTCTGTGGTGATCAAATACGCAAAGGAGCTGCACTTAATGCTATTCAGATTGCAGAGATGCTGCTATAG
- the LOC7459100 gene encoding uncharacterized protein LOC7459100 isoform X4 — MATLTHPTSQTHLFTKLSLKPKKFTSPSRIRMALQENAPSLAVVGVTGAVGQEFLSVLSDRDFPYRSIKMLASKRSAGKQLTFQDRNYTIEELTEDSFDGVDIALFSAGGSISKHFGPVAVEKGSVVVDNSSAFRMEEGIPLVIPEVNPEAMEGIKVGTGKGALIANPNCSTIICLMAATPLHKHAKVIRMVVSTYQAASGAGAAAMEELELQTREVLEGKPPTCNIFKQQYAFNLFSHNAPILSNGYNEEEMKLVKETRKIWNDMNVKVTATCIRVPVMRAHAESVNLQFEKPIDEVNHSLGQIQT, encoded by the exons ATGGCAACTCTAACTCATCCCACCAGCCAGACTCACCTCTTCACAAAACTCTCCCTTAAACCCAAAAAGTTCACTTCACCTTCAAGAATACGCATGGCCCTTCAAGAAAACGCCCCCTCTCTCGCTGTGGTTGGTGTCACTGGTGCTGTCGGTCAAGAATTTCTCTCTGTCCTCTCTGACCGTGACTTCCCTTACCGCTCCATTAAAATGCTGGCCTCCAAGCGCTCTGCTGGCAAGCAGCTCACTTTCCAAGACAGGAATTACACGATTGAAGAGCTAACTGAAGATAGCTTTGATGGGGTTGATATTGCGCTTTTCAGTGCTGGTGGGTCTATTAGTAAGCATTTTGGGCCGGTGGCAGTGGAGAAGGGATCCGTTGTGGTGGATAATAGCTCGGCTTTTAGAATGGAAGAAGGGATTCCTTTGGTGATTCCTGAGGTTAATCCAGAGGCTATGGAAGGGATTAAAGTTGGGACGGGAAAGGGTGCTTTGATTGCCAATCCAAATTGTTCAACTATTATTTGCTTGATGGCTGCTACTCCTTTGCATAAGCATGCCAAG GTGATACGAATGGTTGTTAGTACATATCAAGCAGCCAGTGGTGCTGGTGCTGCTGCAATGGAAGAGCTTGAGTTGCAGACTCGTGAG GTCTTGGAAGGAAAACCACCCACTTGCAACATCTTTAAGCAACAG TATGCTTTTAACTTGTTTTCACATAATGCTCCTATTCTATCAAATGGGTACAACGAAGAGGAAATGAAATTAGTTAAAGAAACCAGAAAGATCTGG AATGATATGAATGTTAAAGTCACTGCTACATGTATACGTGTTCCTGTCATGCGTGCACATGCTGAAAGTGTTAATCTTCAATTTGAGAAGCCCATTGACGAGGTTAATCACTCACTTGGCCAAATACAAACTTAG